The Paenibacillus uliginis N3/975 genome has a window encoding:
- a CDS encoding 1-deoxy-D-xylulose-5-phosphate reductoisomerase encodes MKKISVLGSTGSIGTQTLDVVSKYRDQFQIEGLAAGSNVDLLIQQCKEFKPKKISVATKELAERIRPFLPEGTQLFFGREGLIEVAAGTDADIVVTAVVGSMGLPSTLAAIEAGKTIGLANKETLVTAGHLVTALAQAKGVDLIPIDSEHSAIFQCLNGERRQDVEFITITASGGSFRDLNREQLKNVTVEDALKHPNWSMGAKITIDSATMVNKGLEVIEAHWLFGLPYEQIQVLLHPESIIHSFVQYRDSSIIAQLGNPDMRVPIQYALTYPERWPSPSPTLSLAEAGKLQFREMDFERFPCLRLAYECGKMGGTATTVFNAANEMAVARFLRKEISFLQIEAIIEKVLNEHKNTPEPALELIEESDKLARELAARL; translated from the coding sequence ATGAAAAAAATTAGTGTGCTTGGTTCCACAGGTTCCATCGGAACGCAGACATTAGATGTCGTCTCGAAATATCGTGATCAGTTTCAGATTGAAGGTTTAGCGGCAGGAAGCAATGTGGATCTGCTGATTCAGCAGTGCAAGGAATTTAAGCCGAAAAAGATTTCGGTAGCTACCAAAGAACTGGCGGAGCGTATTCGTCCGTTTCTTCCTGAAGGTACGCAGCTGTTTTTTGGCCGTGAGGGATTGATCGAGGTAGCAGCAGGAACCGATGCGGATATCGTCGTTACTGCTGTAGTCGGTAGTATGGGATTACCGTCTACATTAGCCGCGATTGAGGCTGGCAAAACGATTGGTTTGGCTAACAAGGAAACTCTTGTTACGGCTGGACATCTGGTTACGGCTTTAGCCCAAGCTAAAGGTGTTGATCTCATTCCGATCGACAGCGAACACTCGGCGATTTTTCAGTGTCTGAACGGCGAACGGCGTCAAGATGTTGAATTCATTACTATAACTGCATCTGGTGGTTCCTTCCGTGACTTAAACCGAGAACAGCTGAAAAATGTGACGGTGGAAGATGCTTTGAAACATCCGAACTGGTCCATGGGCGCTAAAATAACCATTGATTCGGCAACGATGGTGAACAAGGGTCTGGAAGTTATCGAGGCGCATTGGTTGTTTGGGCTGCCGTATGAACAGATTCAAGTACTGCTTCATCCAGAAAGTATCATTCACTCATTCGTACAGTACCGTGATTCCAGCATCATCGCACAACTCGGGAATCCGGACATGAGAGTGCCGATCCAATATGCGCTCACGTATCCGGAACGGTGGCCATCACCTTCACCCACACTATCTCTTGCAGAAGCCGGCAAGCTTCAATTCCGTGAAATGGACTTTGAGCGTTTTCCTTGTTTAAGGCTTGCTTACGAATGTGGTAAGATGGGTGGGACGGCAACAACGGTATTTAACGCCGCTAATGAAATGGCGGTTGCCCGTTTTCTGCGGAAAGAAATTTCATTTCTGCAGATTGAGGCTATCATCGAAAAAGTGCTGAACGAGCATAAGAACACACCTGAACCGGCTTTGGAGTTAATTGAAGAAAGTGACAAATTGGCGCGTGAGCTTGCCGCGCGACTGTAG